The Victivallis sp. Marseille-Q1083 DNA window ATTTCCGCCAGGGCGACCAATGGTGCATTTACCCGATGTACGATTTCGCCCATTGCCTGGAGGACGCCATCGAACAGGTCACCCATTCGCTCTGCACGCTGGAATTTGAGATCCACCGGCCGCTTTACGACTGGGTGCTGGAAGCGCTGGAGTGGCCGGACCGGCCGGAACAGACGGAATTCGCCCGGCTCAATTTGACTTATACGGTGATGAGCAAGCGCAAGCTGCTGCAGTTGGTCAAAGAACATCACGTCGACAACTGGGACGATCCGCGGATGCCGACGCTGTCCGGCCTGCGGCGGCGCGGCTATACGCCGGAAGCGATCCGGAAATTCTGCGAAATGATCGGCATTACCAAATTCAACAGCGTCACCGATGTCGCGTTGCTGGAATATTGCGTCCGCGAGGATTTGAACAAACGCTCCGGCCGCTATCTGGCGGTGATGGAGCCGCTGAAAGTGACGCTGGAAAATTATCCGGCCGGTAAAATCGAATATCTGGAGGCGGTCAACAATCCGGAGGACCCGGAGGCCGGCACCCGCCAGGTACCGTTCGGACGCGAATTGTACATCGACCGGGCCGATTTTATGGAAGAGCCGCCGAAAGGGTTCTTCCGGCTGGCGCCCGGCAAGGAAGTCCGGCTCCGCTACGGCTATTTCATCAAATGCAACGAGGTGGTCAAAGATGCCGATGGCAGAATTATCGAGTTGAAATGCACTTATGATCCGGAAACCCGCGGCGGCAACGCGCCGGACGGCCGGAAAGTCAAAGGCACCATCCACTGGGTGGCGGCGGCGGCCGCCCGGAAAGCCGAAGTCCGGTTGTATGACCGTTTGTTCAACGTCGAAAATCCCGGCGCCGACGGTGTCGACTTTTTGACCCAGCTCAATCCGGATTCCAAGCGGGTGGCCGAGTGCCTGATTGAACCGGCGCTGGCCGCCTGCCCGGTCGGCAGCCATGTGCAGTTCGAGCGGCAGGCCTATTTCTACGTCGATCCGGACAGTACGGCGGACAGGATGGTGTTCAACCGGACAGTGACGCTCAAAGATTCCTGGGCCAGGCAGAACAAGCGGTAATCCGGCGACGGCCGGATTGGTGAATTTAAACAGGATTACAAAGATAGAAAGTTGTCATTCCCCGGCCGAACGGCCGGAGGTGACCGGAGGCAAACACCCAGCATGACTAGCTCAGCCAGAAAGCGTGCGGTCTGGTCGATCGCATCCCAACCGTTCACGGTTCCGGAGTTGGTGAAAGAAGATTTGATCAAGGAAGTTTACGGCAAGGATGTTTTTTCCCTGTCGGTCATGAAAGAATATCTGCCGAAACACTCCTTCCTGAAACTCCAGCATACCATCAAAGACGGCATGGCGCTCGACCCGGCCATCGCCGACGACGTCGCCAACGCGATGAAGCAGTGGGCGCTCAAGCAGGGAGCTTCGCACTATACGCACTGGTTCCTGCCGCTGACCGGTTCCACCGCCGAAAAACACGATTCCTTCGTCGAACCGGACGGCCAGGGCGGCATCGTCATGAATTTTTCCGGCAAAAACCTGATCGTCGGCGAACCGGACGCTTCGAGTTTTCCGTCCGGCGGTTTGCGTTCCACCTTCGAAGCGCGCGGTTATACCGCCTGGGACCCGACCAGTCCGGCTTTTATCAAGCGCGGCCGCAACGGCGCGACGCTGTGCATTCCGACGGCGTTCTGTTCCTATACCGGAGAGGCGCTGGACAAAAAAACGCCGCTGCTGCGTTCCATTCAGGCGGTCGGCAGACAAATCTCCCGGATTCTGCATTGCTTCGGCGAATCGGTCGACGCCAAACCGGAGGTGACGCTCGGCACTGAGCAGGAGTATTTCCTGATCGACAAGCGGCTGTACAGTTGCCGGCCGGATCTGGTGCAGTGCGGCCGGACTCTGTTCGGCGCGCCGCCGCCGAAACACCAGCAGCTCGACGACCATTATTTCGGTGCGATCAAACCGCGGGTGCTGGCTTTCATGACGGAAGTCGACCTGGCGTTGTGGCGGCTCGGCATCCCGGCCAAGACCCGCCACAACGAAGCGGCACCGGCCCAGTTCGAAGTCGCCTCAATGCACGAGGAGCTCAATCTGGCGGTCGACCACAATATGCTGACGATGGAAATTCTGCAGTTGATCGCCGACCGGCACGGCTTTGTCTGTTTGCTGCATGAAAAACCGTTCGCCGGCATCAACGGCTCCGGCAAGCACAACAATTATTCGATCGGCGCCGGCCGGCTGAATTTCCTTAACCCGGGCAGCAATCCGCATGAGAACGCCATCTTCCTGACGACGCTGTGCGCCATCATTCAGGCGGTCGACCGGCACGGCGACCTGTTGCGGGCGGCGACCGCCGGCGTCGGCAACGATTACCGGCTCGGCGCCAGTGAAGCGCCGCCGCCGATCATTTCGATCTTCCTCGGCGAGCAGTTGACCGACGTCATCGAACAGATCGAGCACGGCGGCGCCACTTCGTCGAAGAAAGGCGATTTCATGCGCATCGGCGTCGACGCGCTGCCGCCGCTGCCGCGCGACACCACCGACCGCAACCGGACCAGCCCGTTCGCCTATACCGGCAACAAATTCGAATTCCGGGCCCCCGGTTCCAGCCACTCCTGCGCCGGTTCCAATATCGTGCTCAATCTGATCGTCGCCGAAGCGCTGGACGAAATCGCCACCACGCTGGAAACCGCCCCCCCGACCGAGTTCCATGATGTGCTGCAGAAAAAGCTGCAGTCGATCATCAAAACCCACAAACGGATCATTTTCAACGGCGACAATTACCATCGCGACTGGATTTCAGAGGCGGAAAAACGCAGTTTGCCGCATTACCGGACGACGCCGGAAGCGCTGGCGCGCTTCATCACGCCGGAAAACATCGCCTTGTTCGAAAAATATCAAGTCTTGTCCAGAGCCGAACTGCTCTCCCGCTACGAAGTTTTCATGGATGACTTCCGGACCCGGACCAAAATCGACGGGGAGTTGGCCTTGAGCCTGGCCCGGACCATCATTTTCCCGGCGGTCAGCAAGCAACTGGGCCGTTACGGCCACGATGCCGGCGCACTGCAGCGGGCCGGGCTGACGGCCGAGGTCCAGCAGGAGATGATGACCCGGATCAACCGGGAATTTCAGGAAGCCAGCCAGGCGGCCAACGCGCTGGAACAAATATTGATCGATTTCGACGCGCAACAGGTCATCATGGCGCTGCAGCGCCTGCGCCGCAGCGTCGACAAGCTGGAAAAGCTGATCGACGACGACTTGTGGGCGCTGCCGAAATATCGCGAGATGCTGTTTCTCTATTGAAATCGCCATATCGTTTTCTGCCGCCATTCCGGCGTCTGCCGTCCGGGATGGCGGTTGTCCTTTTCATTTTCAAACGAATCGTTCCGCCGCCGGGATGCAAGCGATTGTGGCCGGTCGGTTCCGTTTTGATTTCCTTTCCGTTCGAACCGGACGCCGTACCGGGAATTGATATTTTTTTATCCAATCCGCCGCTGGAAAAAGGGGAAATTTATGATAAATTACAGGAATGATTTTGTACTGGGATCCCAGACCTGGAGGTTGTAAAGGATTATGGACTACCGTGAATTTACTGTCGAACAACTCGGAGACGCGAAAATCACCTCGCCGATCCGCAAAGCCAATTTCATTTCCGACAATGCCCGGATCGTTCACGCGGCAGAATCTTCCGAAATAACCGAACTGGTCAAAAGCGGCGCTCCGCTGCCGTCCTTCGAGCTGGCCGGACCGCGGGAGAAAATTTTCCACGATCCATCCTGGTGCAAGGCGGCGATTCTGACTGCCGGCGGCCTCTGTCCGGGGTTGAACAATGTCATCAAAGGGTTGACCCGGACGCTGAAGCTGCAATACAATGTGCCGATGGTTTACGGCATCAAATACGGCTACCGCGGCCTGATTCCGAGCTTTCACCTCCAGCCGGAAATTCTGACCGAAGACAGCGTCGACGACATCCATGAGAGCGGCGGTTCGGTGCTCGGTTCCAGCCGCGGCCGCCAGGATGAAGATGAGATGGTCGACACGCTGGTGCGGATGAATATCAACATGCTGTTCTGTATCGGCGGCGACGGTACCTTGCGCTGCGCACACGACGTCGCCAACGTCATCAAGCGGCGCAAGCTCTCGATCAGCGTCGTCTGCATCCCCAAAACGATCGACAACGACGTCTGCTTTATCGACAAGTCCTTCGGGTTCGAAACCGCCGTCTATGCGACCAACTCGGTGATCACCGCCGCCAACAACGAAGCGAAGGGCGCTTACAACGGCATCGGGCTGATCAAAGTGATGGGACGCGACAGCGGCTTTATCGCCGCTTATGCGACGCTGGCCAACTCCCACGTCAACTACTGCCTGGTGCCGGAAACGCCGATCATCCTCGACGGCAACGGCCGTGACGCGCTGCTGCCGCATCTGGAACACCGGCTGGCCAAGAAGCACCACGCGGTCATCATCGTCGCCGAAGGGGCCGGACAGGATCTTTTCCTCAAAACCGATCAGCGGACCGACGCTTCCGGCAACATCCTGCATGACGACATCGGCTTGCTGCTGAAAGACCGGATTTGCGAATATTTCAAGCAGCGCGACATCGAATTGAATTTGAAATACTTCGATCCGAGCTACATGATCCGTTCGCTCGCCGCCAACGGCACCGATGCGGTGTTCTGTTCAATGCTGGCCCAGAACGCGGTCCACGCCGCGATGGCCGGCAAAACCGACATCGTCATCGGCCACTGGCACGACCACTTTACGCACGTGCCGATCGCTCTGGCTTCCAAACAGCGCAAAAAAATCGACCTCAAAAGCCAGTTGTGGAACAACGTCAAGTCTTCCACCTGTTACTGACCGGCCGAAAATCAACCGATCTTGCCGATACCGCTTCAAAACCGAAGCGGTATTTTTTTATCTCCAGCCTCCGGACGGGGTGGCGGGAAGCGATCCTGTTTTTTTTTGACAGATTTTACTCCGGAGTTCTTGACAAGGCAAAATCGCTCTGTATAATATATATATTCTGATAAAATAAATATATTTCAAATAAGAGGAAATTTATGTCATCCCACGCTCCGGCAGTGAAATCGGCTCTGATCATTCTGGAATATATGAGCGACGTGCAGCGACCGCTGTCAATTGCGGAGCTCAGTCGGGAAACCGGCATCAACAAAAATATGATTTCCAGAATATTAAGTGAATTGATCGAACAGCGGTGGGTCAGCCGTGACGAGGAAGCCGCGACTTTCCGGATTACCCTGCAGCCCTTTCAGATTTTCAGCCGGATTCTGTCCGGCATGACCCTTCATACGCTGGCCATCCCCGTCATCAAAGCGATCTGGCAGCAAACCAAAGAGAGCACTCAGTTGGCCATTTTGAAGGACAACCGGGCATTCTATATTCAACAACTGGATTCGACCCGGATGGTCCGGGTCGCCAGCGCCGTCGGCGGCAATTATCCGCTGCACTGCACGGCGCCGGGCAAAGTATTGCTGGCCTGGGCGGCGGAAGATGACCGGCATGAGCTCCTCAGCGGGGAACTTGTCGCTTACACGGCCAATACCATAACCGCACCGGCGGCACTGCGCCGCGAACTGGAAACGGTCCGCCGGCAGGGTTATGCGCTGGACCGGGAGGAATTCAGCCGCGGAATTGTCTGCTGCGCCGCTCCGGTTTTCGATTATACCGGTTCGCTGCAGGGGGCGGTCGGCATTTCATCTTCCACGGTTTACGGTTCGGCGGCCGAACTGTTCGAGCGGTTCGGCCAACTGGTAATCAACGGCGCCAATCAAATTTCCAGCCAGCTCGGCTGGCAGGACAGGAACAATCATTTCTCCCAATGATCCTCCGGATCAAACCAAAGGAGTCAGCGATGAATCATCGTCTTGAACAAATCGTCAAACGTTTCCAGCAGCGCCCGGCCGCCTGGGAAATTGCCGACAAACAACAATTGAACGGTATCTTTCAACGGATTGCCGCCAAAAGCCGCACCGCTCCGCCCGTCGTTAAAATGGCGGATTACCTGGGAGCTGCCGCCCGGGAACTGCCGGTCCGCATCCAGGAATACGAATTGATTGTCGGCAGCGATATCTATGAAATCGACTGCTGCTGCGAGTACGGTTTTTTCCCCAACGGCGGTCATTATTCGGCCGATTACCGGCTGCCTCTGCAAGTCGGCCTCGGCGGTATGATCGCCCGGATCGACGCCATTGAACCGTCCACGCCTGAAACCGCAACCAACCGAAAAGCCATGCTGCACGCCTGGCGGAGTCTGTCGCTCCTGATTGAACGCTACGCGGACGAAGCGGCAAATCTGGCAGAACAGGAGAACTGCCGGGACCGGCAAGTCGAATTGCGGCAGATTGCCGAAAATTGCCGGCGGCTTATCCTCGATAAACCGGAAACATTTCATCAAGCTCTGCAATTGACTTACTTCATCCAAATTTTCCTGCATCTGGAAGGGTTGGGCAGCAACAGCATGTCGTTCGGCCGGCTGGACCAGTTCCTGTATCCATTCTATCGCCGGGACCGGCAGTGCGGCCGCCTGACCGTGGAGCAGGCCGAGGAGCTGTGGATGTGTTTTGCGGAAAAAGTTTCTTATTGCGACTGCTCGCAGAACCTGGTTCTGGGCGGTTACGACACCAATGGCCGGGAGGCCGGCAACGAACTGAGCTGCCTGATCATGCGGGCGCAGGCGGCAGTAAAGATGCGTCAGCCGTCGCTTTCGCTGCGGGTCACGCCGCAAACCGGCGACGAGGCCTGGGCGGCGGCCTTGACTCTGGCGGCCGGCGGCTTCGGCATGCCGTCATTTTTCAATGATCCGGTAGTCATCAAGGCTCTGGAAAATACCGGAGCGGAAAAAACGGATGCCTGCCATTATGCCATCATCGGCTGTTATGAAGCGAACGTGCAAGGCTGCACCTATGGGCAGACGACCGCGCTCGAACTCTCCCTGCCGGCTGTTCTGCTGGATTTCCTGAAAGAGCGGCAAGCCCGGCAATTTGATGATTTCGACACTTTTCTGGCGGCGTGGAAACAATTCTTTATCGAGCGTTATGAACAGCATTATCTGCCCGGCTACCAGCTTATCCGGGAACGCTACGCCACTCAATCGGCCTCGCCGTTCCTGGCCGGAATCCTGGCCGACTGCGGCCACTCCGGCCGGCTGCCGGAACATTACGGCGCCAAGTACAACTGGTTCGGCCTGAACATCCTCGGCTTCGGAACGCTGGCCGACAGCTTCTACGTCATCAAAAAGCTGGTGTTCGACACCGGCGCTTTTGAACTAGCCGAGCTGATTGAACAGGTCAGACTGAATTTCCCCGACGAGTCATTCTATCAGCGCTGCCGCAACTTGCCCGGCAAATACGGCACCGGCAACCCGGAAAGCGATGAACTGGCCCGCGGTCTGTCCGGCTTTATCGCTCAGGTCGTTTTGCCGCGAAAACTGAACCATGATGTTCAGCTCAGTCCCTCCCTGTTCCGTTTCCTGAGCGACGTCTATGCCGCGGAGATCCCGGCAACGCCGGACGGCCGCCGGCTGGGTGAAAGGGTTTCGTACGGTGCGGCTCCGACCGAATCGGCCGGCGCGACTCCTACGTCACTGCTGAGGTCGGCCGCCAACTTACGGACGGACCTGTATGCCAACGGCACTCCGATTTCGCTGACCTTTCCGCCGGAACTTCTGGCCGACGCAACCGGCCGCCGGCAAACCCGGTCGCTGATTGAAGCTTTTTTCGCGCAGGGCGGGTTCCATCTGCAATTGAGCCTGCAGGACGCGGATATTCTGCGCGAAGCCCGGGCTTGCCCGGAGCAGCACCGGGATTTACTGATCCGGATCAGCGGACACAGCAATTATTTCGTCGTGCTTGACGATACGCTGCAGCAGGCACTGATTGAACGGGCTGCGCTCGGCCGGTAACATTCACACCGCAAAACTCCGGGGCCTTTCAAGCCCCGGAGTTCC harbors:
- a CDS encoding glutamine--tRNA ligase/YqeY domain fusion protein, encoding MSDNAAPATNFIREMVVKDLENNKHGGRVETRFPPEPNGYLHIGHAKAICLDFGIAAEFGGACHLRMDDTNPTKEDMEYVEAIKNDIHWLGFDWGEHLYFASDYFEKMYECAVELIKRRLAYVCDLTPEEWEKYRGNLYEPGLESPGRSRSVEENLDLFARMRAGEFADGEKVLRARIDMASPNIHMRDPVIYRIRRAHHFRQGDQWCIYPMYDFAHCLEDAIEQVTHSLCTLEFEIHRPLYDWVLEALEWPDRPEQTEFARLNLTYTVMSKRKLLQLVKEHHVDNWDDPRMPTLSGLRRRGYTPEAIRKFCEMIGITKFNSVTDVALLEYCVREDLNKRSGRYLAVMEPLKVTLENYPAGKIEYLEAVNNPEDPEAGTRQVPFGRELYIDRADFMEEPPKGFFRLAPGKEVRLRYGYFIKCNEVVKDADGRIIELKCTYDPETRGGNAPDGRKVKGTIHWVAAAAARKAEVRLYDRLFNVENPGADGVDFLTQLNPDSKRVAECLIEPALAACPVGSHVQFERQAYFYVDPDSTADRMVFNRTVTLKDSWARQNKR
- a CDS encoding glutamine synthetase III, with the protein product MTSSARKRAVWSIASQPFTVPELVKEDLIKEVYGKDVFSLSVMKEYLPKHSFLKLQHTIKDGMALDPAIADDVANAMKQWALKQGASHYTHWFLPLTGSTAEKHDSFVEPDGQGGIVMNFSGKNLIVGEPDASSFPSGGLRSTFEARGYTAWDPTSPAFIKRGRNGATLCIPTAFCSYTGEALDKKTPLLRSIQAVGRQISRILHCFGESVDAKPEVTLGTEQEYFLIDKRLYSCRPDLVQCGRTLFGAPPPKHQQLDDHYFGAIKPRVLAFMTEVDLALWRLGIPAKTRHNEAAPAQFEVASMHEELNLAVDHNMLTMEILQLIADRHGFVCLLHEKPFAGINGSGKHNNYSIGAGRLNFLNPGSNPHENAIFLTTLCAIIQAVDRHGDLLRAATAGVGNDYRLGASEAPPPIISIFLGEQLTDVIEQIEHGGATSSKKGDFMRIGVDALPPLPRDTTDRNRTSPFAYTGNKFEFRAPGSSHSCAGSNIVLNLIVAEALDEIATTLETAPPTEFHDVLQKKLQSIIKTHKRIIFNGDNYHRDWISEAEKRSLPHYRTTPEALARFITPENIALFEKYQVLSRAELLSRYEVFMDDFRTRTKIDGELALSLARTIIFPAVSKQLGRYGHDAGALQRAGLTAEVQQEMMTRINREFQEASQAANALEQILIDFDAQQVIMALQRLRRSVDKLEKLIDDDLWALPKYREMLFLY
- a CDS encoding ATP-dependent 6-phosphofructokinase, whose translation is MDYREFTVEQLGDAKITSPIRKANFISDNARIVHAAESSEITELVKSGAPLPSFELAGPREKIFHDPSWCKAAILTAGGLCPGLNNVIKGLTRTLKLQYNVPMVYGIKYGYRGLIPSFHLQPEILTEDSVDDIHESGGSVLGSSRGRQDEDEMVDTLVRMNINMLFCIGGDGTLRCAHDVANVIKRRKLSISVVCIPKTIDNDVCFIDKSFGFETAVYATNSVITAANNEAKGAYNGIGLIKVMGRDSGFIAAYATLANSHVNYCLVPETPIILDGNGRDALLPHLEHRLAKKHHAVIIVAEGAGQDLFLKTDQRTDASGNILHDDIGLLLKDRICEYFKQRDIELNLKYFDPSYMIRSLAANGTDAVFCSMLAQNAVHAAMAGKTDIVIGHWHDHFTHVPIALASKQRKKIDLKSQLWNNVKSSTCY
- a CDS encoding IclR family transcriptional regulator, which codes for MSSHAPAVKSALIILEYMSDVQRPLSIAELSRETGINKNMISRILSELIEQRWVSRDEEAATFRITLQPFQIFSRILSGMTLHTLAIPVIKAIWQQTKESTQLAILKDNRAFYIQQLDSTRMVRVASAVGGNYPLHCTAPGKVLLAWAAEDDRHELLSGELVAYTANTITAPAALRRELETVRRQGYALDREEFSRGIVCCAAPVFDYTGSLQGAVGISSSTVYGSAAELFERFGQLVINGANQISSQLGWQDRNNHFSQ
- a CDS encoding pyruvate formate lyase family protein, which encodes MNHRLEQIVKRFQQRPAAWEIADKQQLNGIFQRIAAKSRTAPPVVKMADYLGAAARELPVRIQEYELIVGSDIYEIDCCCEYGFFPNGGHYSADYRLPLQVGLGGMIARIDAIEPSTPETATNRKAMLHAWRSLSLLIERYADEAANLAEQENCRDRQVELRQIAENCRRLILDKPETFHQALQLTYFIQIFLHLEGLGSNSMSFGRLDQFLYPFYRRDRQCGRLTVEQAEELWMCFAEKVSYCDCSQNLVLGGYDTNGREAGNELSCLIMRAQAAVKMRQPSLSLRVTPQTGDEAWAAALTLAAGGFGMPSFFNDPVVIKALENTGAEKTDACHYAIIGCYEANVQGCTYGQTTALELSLPAVLLDFLKERQARQFDDFDTFLAAWKQFFIERYEQHYLPGYQLIRERYATQSASPFLAGILADCGHSGRLPEHYGAKYNWFGLNILGFGTLADSFYVIKKLVFDTGAFELAELIEQVRLNFPDESFYQRCRNLPGKYGTGNPESDELARGLSGFIAQVVLPRKLNHDVQLSPSLFRFLSDVYAAEIPATPDGRRLGERVSYGAAPTESAGATPTSLLRSAANLRTDLYANGTPISLTFPPELLADATGRRQTRSLIEAFFAQGGFHLQLSLQDADILREARACPEQHRDLLIRISGHSNYFVVLDDTLQQALIERAALGR